A genomic region of Haliotis asinina isolate JCU_RB_2024 chromosome 1, JCU_Hal_asi_v2, whole genome shotgun sequence contains the following coding sequences:
- the LOC137278227 gene encoding beta-porphyranase A-like gives MLSLLLYPLFLYGAAFADTTVTVYNEWLSQGGRVHYEPERWNKINGLPGQNQIPNCKTVGAAPGRWVNRDLRDGLFVNWPQSPSQPGYPDPTYLQDPARQATTWATYMMQLNGYGNNISNMVWNIQGLSWPQWMNKSEHKGMFPNNVDAAAEFVSLMVESANNYTGGRIPYIFEVINEPDWVERIIDPKTNIDFHRAVADKLKSRTGIKVAGPSYTSMALRLADENNFTFWNKTAHFLDMTLDHLDFFSFHSYNFLRESKGNYSCSGITQARLVASLDMVENYSFLKKGRNVQLVNTEFGRGNVFGVSPTFENGLIEFETIYQPNGFMFTFLNMREFIDRVTIFFLANGQYPGHTSLRDSLFTVDGHPLQPTKFFMFWQNFTNDQKFLRMSSQYNQQERMVAPLALANPLTKEMVVLLHNYGSKFENVKLDFPQNWLNPSTGEETCVLFENGHLAIHASYHFNISNGIVDLPGSSTCFYKFKTNYNFAGLRTNNENTYYGKDMVIPINNGHAQTTIYLPTSGYHTAHLRVGVSRDLNVDTKPHTVEFNGQTLSSSYMLFDAMKIEGKTTWNVWVFMVPESQVHQTNTVSMTFDGDGGHVTSVALVLGKLQ, from the exons ATGTTGTCACTGCTTCTGTATCCCTTGTTCCTGTATGGAGCGGCATTCGCTGACACAACCGTCACAGTCTACAACGAATGGCTCTCTCAAGGCGGACGTGTCCACTATGAACCTGAAAGATGGAATAAAATAAACGGCCTCCCCGGACAGAACCAAATTCCAAACTGTAAAACTGTCGGAGCAGCTCCCGGACGGTGGGTTAACAGAGACCTGAGGGATGGTCTTTTTGTCAAT TGGCCACAAAGTCCTAGTCAGCCTGGCTACCCAGACCCAACGTACCTCCAGGACCCTGCAAGACAAGCAACGACATGGGCGACCTACATGATGCAACTGAATGGCTATGGAAATAACATCTCTAACATGGTTTGGAACATACAGG GTTTGAGCTGGCCACAATGGATGAATAAGTCGGAGCATAAAGGCATGTTCCCCAATAATGTTGATGCTGCAGCAGAATTTGTGTCACTGATGGTTGAGAGTGCCAATAACTACACAGGAGGACGAATTCCCTATATATTTGAAGTCATCAATGAACCTGATTGGGTGGAAAGAATTATTGACCCCAAAACGAATATAGACTTCCACAGGGCTGTCGCTGACAAATTGAAATCACGAACTGGAATCAAAGTTGCTGGGCCATCGTACACCAGTATGGCTTTACGACTAGCAGACGAAAATAACTTCACATTCTGGAACAAAACTGCTCACTTTCTAGACATGACACTTGATCACTTGGACTTTTTCTCTTTCCATTCATATAACTTTCTCCGTGAATCCAAGggaaattattcttgttctggCATAACGCAAGCTCGTTTAGTTGCTTCTCTAGACATGGTGGAGAATTACTCTTTCCTCAAGAAAGGAAGAAATGTTCAGTTAGTAAACACAGAATTTGGAAGAGGTAACGTTTTCGGGGTCAGTCCCACTTTTGAAAATGGACTGATAGAGTTTGAAACCATTTATCAACCAAATGGCTTCATGTTTACCTTCCTTAATATGAGAGAGTTTATAGACAGAGTTACCATATTTTTCCTCGCAAATGGACAATACCCAGGTCATACTTCCCTCAGGGATTCCCTGTTTACTGTTGATGGCCATCCGCTTCAACCAACcaaatttttcatgttttggcaAAACTTTACTAATGACCAAAAATTTCTTCGAATGTCAAGTCAGTATAATCAACAGGAGAGAATGGTTGCACCTCTTGCCCTGGCAAACCCTCTCACCAAGGAGATGGTAGTTCTTCTCCACAACTATGGAAGTAAATTTGAGAATGTTAAACTGGACTTTCCCCAAAACTGGCTTAACCCTTCCacgggtgaagaaacatgcGTTCTGTTCGAAAATGGCCATCTAGCTATTCATGCTAGTTATCATTTTAACATATCGAATGGCATCGTTGATCTCCCCGGCTCATCAACCTGCTTCTACAAGTTCAAAACCAACTACAACTTTGCTGGACTACGCACGAACAATGAGAACACATACTACGGGAAGGACATGGTCATACCAATCAACAATGGACATGCGCAAACAACTATCTATCTGCCCACCTCTGGGTACCATACCGCTCATCTTAGAGTGGGAGTGAGCAGAGACCTTAATGTCGACACAAAACCCCATACAGTTGAGTTCAATGGTCAGACATTGTCTTCAAGCTACATGCTGTTTGATGCCATGAAGATTGAGGGGAAAACAACATGGAACGTTTGGGTCTTCATGGTCCCCGAATCACAGGTCCACCAGACCAATACTGTCAGCATGACCTTTGATGGAGATGGTGGTCACGTGACATCTGTCGCACTTGTTCTTGGAAAACTTCAGTAg